The Candidatus Zixiibacteriota bacterium genomic sequence GCAACGCCTGCCGGCAGACATTCACCGTTGAGGACTATCTCTTCGTCTGCCCGGCATGCAACAGCGGCGACCTTCACATGCTGCACGGCGATGAACTGGAAATCGACCACGTGATTCTCAACGAACCCGACCACCCCGACACGAATCATCCTCGAAAATGAGACGGTACCATGGAAGAAAGACTGAACATACAGCAGAAGGTTCTCTCCGAAAACGACCGGTTGGCCGCGGAGGTGCGCAGCCGCCTGCACGAACTCAGGGTCCTGACGCTTAACCTCGTCAGTTCACCGGGCTCCGGCAAAACGAGCCTGCTCGAACGAACGATGCGGGACATCGGGAACACCGTGCGGATTGCGGTCGTCGCCGGCGACGTCCAGACTGAAAACGATGCAAGGAGGATCACCCGGGCGGGCGGCACCGTCGTCCGGCCCATCATCACCAACGGCAAGTGTCACCTCGACGCACGCATGGTCCTCGACGTCGTTGCCAACATCGACCTGCACGAGGCCGACCTGCTCTTTATCGAAAACGTCGGAAATCTCGTTTGCCCGTCAAGCTACGATCTGGGCGAAGACATGAAGGTCGTGCTGATCAGCACCACCGAAGGCGACGACAAGCCGCTGAAATACCCGGGCATGTTTCGGCGTTCCTCGGCGATGGTCATCAACAAGACCGACTTGCTCGGTCTGTCGGACTTCGACCTTCAGGCCGTCACCAGAAACGCGCTGTCAATCAACGGCCGCCTGCATATCATGTCGCTGTCGTGCCGAACCGGCGACGGCCTCGATAACTGGTATGCCTGGCTGCGCGATCGTGTGGACGCAAAAAAACGCGGGGAGCCCGTGATTGATGAGCACGCCGGCTGACACGAGCATGACCGCTCTCGGACAAAAATCGACCCGCATCCGCCGTCGCATCCGGATCGGCGGCACCGTTCAGGGCGTCGGCTTCCGGCCATTCGTCTACCGACTGGCGCAGGAGTCCGGCCTCACCGGACTGGTGCGAAACGATGAGTCGGGAGTCTACATCGAAGTCGAAGGTGCGCGGGAAGCGGTCACCTCGTTTGAGTCGCACTTGACCGCATCGCCTCCCCCGCTGGCGTCGATCGACAGCGTAGTCACGGAATCGATCCCGATCGCCAATGACCTTCACTTCTCCATTGAGCACACTCGACGGGATCACGATGCTGTCACACAGATCTCGCCCGACATAGCCGTCTGCGACGACTGTCTTCGCGAGATGAACGACTCCAGCGACCGACGCTTCCGGTATCCGTTCATCAACTGCACCAACTGCGGTCCCCGATATACGATAATCGATAAGATCCCGTACGACCGCCCGTACACGTCGATGAAGATCTTTCCCATGTGCGCTGCGTGCGAAAAGGAATATCACGACCCGTCCGACCGCCGCTTCCACGCACAGCCGGTCTCCTGCCCGGAGTGCGGTCCACGGCTGTGGCTCCGCGATGGTCAGGGAGAGCGCATCTCCGATAATCCGATTGGTGACACGATCGATTGTATAGTGAACGGCGCCGTTGTCGCTATTCGAGGGTTGGGCGGTTTTCACCTTGCCGTTGACGCATGTAACGACGATGCCGTGCGCCGCCTCCGCGCGCGAAAAGCCCGCGAAGACAAACCGCTGGCGCTTCTCATGCCCGATCTTGAGACCGCTCGGCGGTTCTGCGCAATCTCGGACATCGAAGCCGGGACGCTCACCAATCCCCGCCGTCCCATCGTCCTGCTCAGAAAGCGACTCGATGGGGCGCAGGTTGCGCCGTCCGTCGCCCCCGACAACAACTATCTTGGCGTCATGCTGCCCTATACGCCTCTGCATCATCTGCTCTTCGACGGCCGCGTGCACGCGCTCGTGATGACCAGCGCGAACATTTCCGATGAACCGATCGCGATCGGCAACGCCGAAGCGCTCGCCCGGCTCGCCGGCATCGCCGACCTCTTTCTCATGCATGACCGAGAGATACTGCAACGCTGCGATGACTCTATCGTCCGTGTGACACGCGGCACACCCGCCCTCATCCGTCGCTCCCGAGGTTACGTCCCCTCGCCGGTTCCTATGCCGATTTCCATAGAGCCCCCTGTACTCGCGTGCGGCGCCGATCTCAAAAACACGATCGCCCTCGCCCGCGAGCGCGGCGCCGTGTTGAGCCAGCACATCGGCGACCTTGACAATCCGGCCGCGCTGGATTTCTTCCGGGAAACGATCGCCCACCTTCAGGCGCTGCTGCAGTTCACTCCCGGCATGATCGCCTGTGACCTTCACCCGGACTATCAGTCCTCGCGCTGGGCGCGTGCGCAAAATCGCATTCCCGTAATCGAGGTCCAGCATCACCATGCCCATCTCGCGTCGGTCATGGCGGAAAACGGCGTCGCCGACCCGACTATCGGCATCATCCTCGATGGAACCGGCTATGGACTCGATGGCACTACCTGGGGCGGAGAAGTCCTCGTCGGAGACTTCCACTCGTTCGACCGCCATGCCTGGCTGACTCCTGTACCCATGCCGGGTGGCGATACCGCAGCCCGCCAACCCTGGCGCATGGCCGTCAGCTATCTCGCACACAGCGGGTTCTCCCTCGAGGATATCACCGCGCTCTCGCCGGCCTGGTCGATTGAGCCGGAAACCGTCGCGCACGTGGTTGCGATGATCGAACGAAGCGTCAATACCCCGCTCAGTTCCGGATGCGGACGGCTGTTTGACGCCGTGGCCGCCATTCTCGGGATCTGCATGCAGAACACGTTCGAAGCTCGGGCGCCCATTGCCCTCGAGATGGCAGCCGGCACGGACCCACTCCTGCAATCTGAATTCGCTTCTTGCAGTACCTCCCGTAACGAAGGTCGCGGTCCTGTCTCCTGCATAGACCTCATTCACGATGTCGTCGACGGCGTTCGGCGCCGTGAATCGACCCGCCGGCTCGCCCGCCGATTCCATGTCGGGCTCGCCGAAAAAGTAATCGCCTGCGCCATCAGCGCCGCCCATACCACCGGTATCAACCGCGTCGCTCTCAGCGGTGGCGTCTTTCAGAACCGCCTTCTGCAGGAATACGTCGCGGGACGTCTGATCGACCGGAACCTTGAGGTCCTCACACACCGGCTTGTTCCTGCAAACGATGGCGGCATAGCCCTCGGGCAGGTGGCGGTCGCGAACGCTCGATACACATCTGCGGAGGTGACTTAACGTATGTGCTTGGCCATTCCCGGAAAAATAGTCTCGACCTCATCATCGCACGGACTTCTCATGGGAGTTGTGGACTACGACGGAACGACGCAAACTGTCTGCCTTGAGTACGTACCCGATGCGGTACCCGGTCAGTACGTTCTTGTCCACGCCGGCTTCGCCATTAATGTCCTCGACGAATCCGAAGCTCGCAAGACCCTCGATCTTTGTCGTGAAATCGCCGCGCACAATGTCGCGCGTGGGTTGGATCCCCTCGGCCGGCCCCCGGAAGAGAAGGATCGCCCCTCATGAAGTACCTCGATGAGTTTCGCGATCCCGCGCTCGCGGCGGCCCTTCTGGACCGCATCCGCGCCACCGTCACCCGTCCATCGGTCATTATGGAAGTCTGCGGCGGTCAGACCCATGCTATCGTGCGCAACGGTATCGACCAGCTTCTGCCCGACA encodes the following:
- a CDS encoding HypC/HybG/HupF family hydrogenase formation chaperone, with the translated sequence MCLAIPGKIVSTSSSHGLLMGVVDYDGTTQTVCLEYVPDAVPGQYVLVHAGFAINVLDESEARKTLDLCREIAAHNVARGLDPLGRPPEEKDRPS
- the hypF gene encoding carbamoyltransferase HypF, which encodes MSTPADTSMTALGQKSTRIRRRIRIGGTVQGVGFRPFVYRLAQESGLTGLVRNDESGVYIEVEGAREAVTSFESHLTASPPPLASIDSVVTESIPIANDLHFSIEHTRRDHDAVTQISPDIAVCDDCLREMNDSSDRRFRYPFINCTNCGPRYTIIDKIPYDRPYTSMKIFPMCAACEKEYHDPSDRRFHAQPVSCPECGPRLWLRDGQGERISDNPIGDTIDCIVNGAVVAIRGLGGFHLAVDACNDDAVRRLRARKAREDKPLALLMPDLETARRFCAISDIEAGTLTNPRRPIVLLRKRLDGAQVAPSVAPDNNYLGVMLPYTPLHHLLFDGRVHALVMTSANISDEPIAIGNAEALARLAGIADLFLMHDREILQRCDDSIVRVTRGTPALIRRSRGYVPSPVPMPISIEPPVLACGADLKNTIALARERGAVLSQHIGDLDNPAALDFFRETIAHLQALLQFTPGMIACDLHPDYQSSRWARAQNRIPVIEVQHHHAHLASVMAENGVADPTIGIILDGTGYGLDGTTWGGEVLVGDFHSFDRHAWLTPVPMPGGDTAARQPWRMAVSYLAHSGFSLEDITALSPAWSIEPETVAHVVAMIERSVNTPLSSGCGRLFDAVAAILGICMQNTFEARAPIALEMAAGTDPLLQSEFASCSTSRNEGRGPVSCIDLIHDVVDGVRRRESTRRLARRFHVGLAEKVIACAISAAHTTGINRVALSGGVFQNRLLQEYVAGRLIDRNLEVLTHRLVPANDGGIALGQVAVANARYTSAEVT
- the hypB gene encoding hydrogenase nickel incorporation protein HypB gives rise to the protein MEERLNIQQKVLSENDRLAAEVRSRLHELRVLTLNLVSSPGSGKTSLLERTMRDIGNTVRIAVVAGDVQTENDARRITRAGGTVVRPIITNGKCHLDARMVLDVVANIDLHEADLLFIENVGNLVCPSSYDLGEDMKVVLISTTEGDDKPLKYPGMFRRSSAMVINKTDLLGLSDFDLQAVTRNALSINGRLHIMSLSCRTGDGLDNWYAWLRDRVDAKKRGEPVIDEHAG